In the genome of Rhodoplanes sp. Z2-YC6860, one region contains:
- a CDS encoding aromatic ring-hydroxylating dioxygenase subunit alpha: protein MLRKEQNDFVTRTGPGTPMGRLFRSYWTPVLLAEELPENDCPPVRVKALSERLIAFRDSIGRYGLIDEFCAHRGASLWFGRNEECGLRCPYHGWKFDVNGQCLEVPSEPTESGYAKKIQLKSYPLVERGGVLWTYMGPPEKQPPLPEWEFAMVPAKQRFVSKRFQECNWLQAMEGGIDSSHVSFLHRGNISTDPLFKGAKGNQYNLSDARPVFEVVESAGGLFIGARRNAENGNYYWRITQYVLPSFTMIAPRGGHTVHGHFWIPIDDENCWAWSYDYHPTREITPAERQAMSEGKGIHCKYVPGSFRPLANKDNDYLMDREAQKRGDTYSGIEGIAIQDGSLQESMGPIIDRTKENLVSTDNGIIMARHRLMRAAKALVEKDVQPPGVELAHQRVRSAAVILPPDQPFKDAAKAELTVRPGMAPASV from the coding sequence ATGCTGAGGAAAGAACAGAACGACTTCGTCACCCGGACTGGACCCGGCACGCCAATGGGCCGGCTGTTCCGCAGCTACTGGACGCCGGTGTTGCTCGCTGAAGAACTGCCGGAGAACGACTGCCCGCCGGTCCGCGTCAAAGCTCTGTCCGAGCGCCTCATCGCGTTCCGCGACAGCATCGGCCGCTACGGACTGATCGACGAGTTCTGCGCCCATCGTGGCGCTTCGCTGTGGTTCGGGAGGAATGAGGAGTGCGGGCTGCGCTGCCCGTATCACGGCTGGAAGTTCGACGTGAACGGTCAGTGCCTCGAAGTACCGTCGGAGCCGACCGAGAGCGGGTACGCCAAGAAGATTCAGCTGAAGTCCTATCCACTAGTCGAGCGCGGCGGCGTGTTGTGGACCTACATGGGCCCGCCCGAGAAGCAACCGCCGTTGCCGGAGTGGGAATTCGCCATGGTGCCGGCTAAGCAGCGCTTTGTCTCCAAGCGCTTCCAGGAATGCAACTGGCTGCAGGCCATGGAGGGCGGAATCGACTCCAGCCACGTCTCGTTCCTGCATCGCGGCAACATCTCGACTGATCCGCTGTTCAAGGGCGCCAAGGGCAACCAGTACAATCTCAGCGATGCGCGGCCGGTTTTCGAGGTGGTCGAGAGCGCCGGCGGTCTCTTCATCGGCGCGAGGCGTAACGCCGAGAACGGCAACTACTACTGGCGCATTACCCAATATGTGCTGCCGTCCTTTACAATGATCGCGCCACGCGGCGGCCACACCGTGCACGGCCATTTCTGGATTCCGATCGACGACGAGAACTGCTGGGCCTGGAGCTACGACTATCACCCGACCCGCGAGATCACTCCAGCCGAGCGCCAGGCGATGTCGGAGGGCAAGGGCATCCACTGCAAGTACGTGCCCGGCAGTTTCCGCCCGCTCGCCAACAAGGACAACGACTACCTGATGGATCGCGAAGCGCAGAAGCGCGGCGACACTTACTCAGGCATCGAAGGCATCGCCATCCAGGACGGCTCGCTGCAGGAGAGCATGGGGCCGATAATCGACCGCACCAAGGAGAACTTGGTCTCGACCGACAACGGCATCATCATGGCGCGCCATCGCCTAATGCGTGCCGCGAAAGCGCTGGTCGAGAAGGACGTGCAGCCGCCCGGCGTCGAGCTTGCGCATCAGCGGGTGCGCTCGGCCGCGGTCATCCTGCCGCCCGACCAGCCGTTCAAGGATGCCGCGAAGGCCGAGCTCACGGTGCGGCCCGGCATGGCGCCGGCATCGGTGTGA
- a CDS encoding 3-hydroxybenzoate 6-monooxygenase codes for MRTKPAVIVAGGGIGGLSAALGLANHGCAVTVLEQAERFGEIGAGIQIGPNAFHALDYLGVGDAGRAKAVYVDRLVMMDGMTGDMIAHIPVDEPFRKRFGNPYAVIHRSDLHGVLLDACRAHPDIKLINRKRVIGYVRTTSGVKVRTEAGDLFEGQALVGCDGIRSKIREQVTGGDPIKLSGHVAYRAVLPIEEMPEDLRWNAATLWAGPKCHMVHYPLQGWKTFNLVATFQTDVEHVGSNEPGNREEILSRFGHIVHKARKLLEVPREWRRWVLGDREPIENWSDGCVTLLGDAAHPTHQYFAQGACMAMEDAVCLADQVSRSQGNFAGAFQAYQENRIIRAYRVVLSSRMLGRVYHAEGVERKIRNSVLGAKTPTEFYDGLQWLYGGTGLAA; via the coding sequence ATGAGAACCAAGCCGGCAGTGATCGTCGCAGGTGGAGGCATCGGCGGGCTGTCGGCGGCGCTGGGTCTCGCCAATCACGGTTGCGCCGTCACGGTGCTGGAGCAGGCCGAGCGGTTCGGCGAGATCGGCGCCGGCATCCAGATCGGCCCGAACGCGTTCCACGCGCTGGACTATCTCGGCGTCGGCGACGCCGGACGCGCCAAGGCGGTCTATGTCGACCGCCTGGTTATGATGGACGGCATGACCGGCGACATGATCGCGCACATCCCGGTCGACGAGCCGTTCCGCAAGCGCTTCGGCAATCCTTACGCGGTCATCCATCGCTCCGATCTGCACGGCGTGCTGCTCGATGCCTGCCGTGCGCATCCCGACATCAAGCTGATCAATCGCAAGCGCGTGATCGGCTACGTGCGCACCACGTCGGGCGTGAAGGTTCGCACCGAGGCCGGCGATCTGTTTGAAGGCCAAGCCCTGGTCGGCTGCGACGGCATCCGCTCCAAGATCCGCGAGCAAGTGACTGGCGGTGATCCGATCAAGCTGTCGGGCCATGTTGCCTATCGCGCCGTGCTGCCGATCGAAGAGATGCCGGAGGACCTGCGCTGGAACGCGGCGACGCTGTGGGCCGGACCGAAGTGCCACATGGTCCATTATCCGCTGCAGGGCTGGAAGACCTTTAACCTCGTCGCGACGTTCCAGACCGACGTGGAGCATGTCGGCAGCAACGAGCCGGGCAATCGCGAGGAGATCCTCTCGCGCTTCGGCCACATCGTCCATAAGGCGCGGAAGCTTCTGGAGGTGCCGCGCGAATGGCGGCGTTGGGTGCTGGGCGACCGCGAGCCGATCGAGAACTGGAGCGACGGCTGCGTCACGCTCTTGGGCGATGCTGCACATCCGACGCATCAGTATTTCGCGCAGGGCGCCTGTATGGCGATGGAAGACGCCGTCTGCCTCGCCGACCAAGTCAGCCGCTCGCAGGGCAATTTCGCCGGCGCATTCCAGGCCTACCAGGAGAACCGGATCATCCGCGCCTATCGTGTTGTGCTGTCGTCGCGGATGCTCGGCCGCGTCTATCACGCCGAAGGCGTCGAGCGGAAAATCCGCAATTCCGTGCTCGGAGCCAAGACGCCGACGGAATTCTACGACGGCCTGCAATGGCTTTACGGCGGCACCGGGCTCGCGGCCTGA
- a CDS encoding cupin domain-containing protein produces MGATLTTNELPAAYRQGLKDKNLVALWPLMRSALPYGKPDRRSQPVVWHYRDIRPDMIKAAELAPIEKAERRVLALANPGLGLENVQATPAIFIGLQLIMPGETAPNHRHSPSAVRMVIEGEGGYTVVQGERCPMEKGDLILTPSGLWHEHGHSGTGPVIWLDALDLPIVRALEASYAVEGEPQVVRNEPDSSQSRYRRAGLVPYRSLDTRRTRYPLLRYPWKEVREAMLALAEVTPQRELVQLAYVNPETGRECMPVLGFSAIMLRPGETIALPRRSASAVLHVISGDGDAEVDGTTLPFSDSDTLAIPTHAKVLLANRSTRTPAFLFQIDDAPLQRKCGIYEVSN; encoded by the coding sequence ATGGGCGCAACACTGACCACCAACGAACTGCCCGCCGCATACCGGCAAGGCCTCAAGGACAAGAATTTGGTCGCGCTGTGGCCGCTGATGCGTTCGGCGCTGCCCTATGGCAAGCCCGACCGCCGCAGCCAGCCCGTGGTCTGGCACTACCGCGACATCCGGCCGGACATGATCAAAGCCGCTGAGCTTGCGCCGATCGAGAAGGCCGAGCGCCGCGTGCTCGCGCTCGCCAATCCGGGCCTGGGCCTCGAGAACGTGCAAGCGACGCCGGCGATCTTCATCGGCCTGCAGCTCATCATGCCGGGCGAGACCGCACCGAACCATCGCCACAGCCCGAGCGCCGTGCGCATGGTGATCGAGGGCGAGGGCGGCTACACGGTGGTGCAGGGCGAGCGCTGCCCGATGGAAAAGGGCGACCTGATCCTGACGCCGTCCGGCCTCTGGCACGAGCACGGCCACAGCGGCACGGGCCCGGTGATCTGGCTCGACGCGCTCGATCTGCCGATCGTGCGGGCGCTCGAAGCAAGCTACGCGGTCGAAGGCGAGCCGCAGGTGGTGCGCAACGAGCCGGACTCCTCGCAGTCGCGCTACCGGCGCGCGGGCTTGGTGCCGTACCGCTCGCTCGATACGCGCCGGACGCGCTATCCGCTGCTTCGCTACCCCTGGAAAGAGGTGCGCGAGGCGATGCTCGCGCTGGCCGAGGTGACGCCGCAGCGTGAGCTCGTTCAGCTCGCCTACGTCAATCCCGAGACCGGCCGCGAATGCATGCCGGTGCTGGGCTTTTCGGCGATCATGTTGCGGCCGGGCGAGACCATCGCGCTGCCGCGGCGCTCGGCCTCGGCCGTGCTGCACGTGATCAGCGGCGACGGCGACGCCGAGGTCGACGGCACGACGCTGCCGTTCAGCGACAGCGACACGCTCGCGATCCCGACCCACGCCAAGGTGCTGCTCGCCAACCGCAGCACCAGGACGCCGGCCTTCCTGTTCCAGATCGACGACGCGCCGCTGCAAAGGAAATGCGGCATCTACGAAGTCTCCAACTAA
- a CDS encoding VOC family protein, giving the protein MIQARRIGHATFETPDLDRAVDYYKEITGLVLAEREPGRAFLASKLGQLVVQLEEGSNAQCTGLSFEVAPDSDFDAMRRSLTEQGIASELANDSVPGIGRVLKFKDPKGTNIELFSEWNYLGKHHQVIGVGPYKLGHVAFIVDDAKKTTDFYTQVLGFRVSDWVEDFFSFLRCGPDHHTVNFLTGKKTQMHHIAFEVKDFAHIQNACELFGQKEIPIIWGPLRHSGPGHNISTYHQNPDSHTVEFYTELDQMKDETLGYFEPRPWHHDTPQRPKVWRKGNSRGGWGPPPTEAYLRSSRT; this is encoded by the coding sequence ATGATCCAGGCCCGACGCATCGGCCATGCCACCTTTGAGACCCCCGATCTCGACCGCGCCGTCGACTACTACAAGGAGATCACCGGCCTGGTGCTGGCCGAGCGCGAGCCCGGCCGCGCATTCCTCGCCTCCAAGCTCGGCCAGCTCGTGGTGCAGCTCGAAGAGGGCTCCAACGCCCAGTGCACCGGACTGTCGTTCGAGGTGGCGCCCGACTCCGACTTCGACGCGATGCGCCGCTCGCTGACCGAGCAGGGGATCGCGAGCGAGCTCGCAAACGACTCCGTGCCCGGCATCGGCCGGGTGCTGAAGTTCAAGGACCCCAAGGGCACCAACATCGAGCTGTTCTCGGAATGGAATTATCTCGGCAAGCACCATCAGGTGATCGGGGTGGGGCCCTACAAGCTCGGCCATGTCGCCTTCATCGTCGATGACGCGAAGAAAACCACCGACTTCTACACGCAGGTGCTGGGCTTCCGCGTCTCCGACTGGGTCGAGGACTTCTTCTCGTTCCTGCGTTGCGGTCCAGACCACCACACCGTGAACTTTCTCACCGGCAAGAAGACGCAGATGCACCACATCGCCTTTGAGGTGAAGGACTTCGCCCACATCCAGAACGCCTGCGAGCTGTTCGGGCAGAAGGAGATCCCGATCATTTGGGGGCCGCTGCGCCACAGCGGTCCGGGGCACAACATCTCGACGTATCATCAGAATCCGGACAGCCACACGGTCGAGTTTTACACTGAGCTCGACCAGATGAAGGACGAGACGCTCGGCTACTTCGAGCCGCGGCCGTGGCACCACGACACGCCGCAGCGGCCGAAGGTCTGGCGGAAGGGCAACAGCCGCGGTGGCTGGGGACCGCCGCCGACCGAGGCGTATCTGCGAAGTTCCAGAACGTGA
- a CDS encoding alpha/beta fold hydrolase: MDDFREMFAGKQRRVQSTNSRWLLPWIWPLIAGASISRTAAAGFDTLAKNLATDGQGAPQSSSDFDWATSHRLTLDLASMRLRDFSLSQTGPTTIICAPFALHGATVADFAPGHSLVERLRREGIQRLFVTDWRSATAVMKDFSIDTYLADLNVAVDDCGAPVNLVGLCQGGWLALAYAARFPWKVGKLVLAGSPIDIAAGSSPLSELAATTPLSTFQQLVELGEGRMLGRHLLAVWGAWLAGQTDASHVLQSPAEGVSDELQQRFQRWCMSAVDLPGAYYLQVVQRVFKENQIARGQFVALGRQISLADIRVPLALLAATFDEIVNEQQMFAVARLVGTAAADLIELKEPCGHLSLFIGAKTLDRAWPRIARWLNHDSTLALAS; this comes from the coding sequence ATGGACGATTTTCGCGAGATGTTCGCAGGCAAACAGCGGCGCGTTCAATCGACGAACAGTCGTTGGCTGCTGCCGTGGATTTGGCCGCTGATCGCGGGGGCTTCAATCAGCAGGACCGCGGCCGCAGGATTCGACACACTCGCCAAAAACTTGGCGACCGACGGCCAAGGGGCGCCGCAATCGAGTTCGGATTTTGATTGGGCTACAAGCCATCGATTGACGCTTGATTTGGCGTCCATGCGGTTGCGTGATTTTTCGCTGTCCCAAACCGGCCCGACGACCATCATCTGCGCGCCATTTGCGCTCCATGGCGCCACCGTTGCCGATTTTGCTCCGGGTCACAGCCTTGTGGAGCGTTTGCGTCGCGAAGGCATTCAGCGCCTTTTCGTAACGGACTGGCGCTCTGCCACTGCGGTCATGAAGGACTTCTCGATCGACACTTACCTCGCAGATCTCAACGTCGCAGTCGACGACTGCGGCGCGCCTGTAAACCTCGTCGGACTCTGCCAGGGCGGGTGGCTGGCCTTGGCTTACGCCGCGCGATTTCCCTGGAAGGTGGGGAAGCTGGTGCTGGCAGGTTCGCCGATTGATATCGCGGCCGGTTCTTCGCCTTTGTCGGAATTGGCCGCGACCACCCCGCTCTCGACCTTCCAGCAGTTGGTTGAGCTCGGCGAGGGGCGGATGCTCGGCCGTCATCTTTTGGCGGTTTGGGGTGCGTGGCTCGCGGGCCAGACGGACGCGAGCCATGTTCTGCAGAGCCCAGCCGAAGGCGTTTCAGACGAGCTCCAGCAGCGCTTCCAGCGTTGGTGCATGTCCGCGGTCGATCTGCCCGGTGCGTATTATCTCCAGGTCGTCCAGCGGGTGTTCAAGGAGAATCAGATCGCCCGCGGCCAATTCGTGGCGCTGGGGCGGCAGATCAGCCTCGCTGATATCCGGGTGCCGCTCGCACTTCTTGCGGCGACCTTCGACGAAATCGTCAATGAGCAGCAGATGTTCGCAGTCGCGCGCCTGGTCGGCACGGCCGCCGCAGACCTCATCGAGTTGAAAGAGCCTTGCGGACATTTGAGCCTCTTCATTGGCGCAAAGACCCTGGATCGGGCGTGGCCGCGGATCGCACGGTGGTTGAACCATGACAGCACATTGGCGCTGGCTTCATAG
- a CDS encoding S1C family serine protease gives MVQITTIVNGKASAESQIKMGSGFFWDAEGHVVTNAHVLDKADAVIVWLANGQQLDAHIVGSARHYDLAVLRVKTPPAQPTPIAIGSSTELQVGQSAFAIGSPFGLEQSLTAGVISSLKRQLPTGEGRSISNIIQTDAAVHPGNSGGPLLDSSGRLIGVNTIAYSVNDTGSSFGFAIPVDVVKRIVPLLIRDGRIATPGIGIVPAKEAIAIDAGIEGVIIARVNARSPAEQAQLRPMDASGKPGDIIIGANGRLVRSVFDLTDELERIGVGGEVTLKVKRSDKVIEVTVAIIDIDQKS, from the coding sequence GTGGTGCAGATCACCACGATCGTCAACGGCAAGGCCTCGGCCGAATCCCAGATCAAGATGGGGTCCGGTTTCTTCTGGGATGCAGAGGGCCATGTCGTTACCAATGCCCACGTGCTCGACAAAGCGGACGCGGTGATTGTCTGGCTGGCAAACGGCCAACAGCTCGATGCCCACATCGTCGGCTCCGCCCGGCACTATGACCTCGCGGTCTTGCGCGTCAAAACGCCGCCCGCGCAACCAACGCCGATTGCCATCGGCTCGTCGACCGAACTCCAGGTCGGCCAGTCCGCATTCGCCATCGGCAGTCCCTTCGGACTGGAGCAGTCGTTGACAGCGGGTGTCATCAGCTCGCTGAAGCGGCAGCTCCCGACCGGTGAAGGACGGTCGATCTCCAACATCATCCAGACCGATGCGGCGGTTCATCCAGGCAATTCCGGAGGCCCGCTGCTCGATTCATCGGGACGTCTGATCGGCGTCAACACCATCGCCTACTCTGTCAATGATACCGGTTCCTCGTTCGGCTTCGCCATCCCGGTTGACGTTGTCAAACGGATCGTACCGCTCCTGATCCGCGACGGCCGGATCGCAACACCCGGTATCGGTATCGTACCGGCCAAGGAAGCCATCGCCATCGATGCGGGCATCGAGGGCGTGATCATCGCTCGTGTCAACGCACGATCCCCTGCCGAGCAGGCTCAGCTTCGCCCAATGGATGCCAGCGGCAAACCCGGCGACATCATCATCGGCGCAAATGGCCGGCTGGTTCGGAGCGTCTTCGATCTCACCGACGAGCTGGAACGCATCGGGGTGGGTGGCGAAGTTACGCTCAAGGTCAAACGGAGTGACAAGGTGATCGAGGTCACCGTGGCGATCATCGATATCGATCAGAAATCCTGA
- a CDS encoding phasin family protein has translation MAKSDTSAGEHAQNGFGNILAGQSALFRELNAVGQHWVDAAQAQLNVTAELMSHLASAHTLPDFVTAYQECAAKRLALASEESRRLLDDCQRCMTAATKSFSNGFTPSASS, from the coding sequence ATGGCCAAGTCCGATACTTCCGCCGGCGAGCATGCGCAGAATGGTTTTGGCAATATTCTGGCAGGCCAAAGCGCATTGTTCCGGGAGTTGAACGCCGTCGGCCAGCATTGGGTCGATGCGGCCCAGGCGCAACTGAATGTGACCGCAGAGCTGATGAGCCATCTTGCGTCGGCGCACACGTTGCCCGATTTCGTCACCGCTTACCAGGAATGCGCAGCAAAGCGGCTCGCTCTGGCGTCGGAAGAAAGCAGGCGTCTGCTCGACGATTGTCAGCGGTGCATGACGGCGGCGACGAAATCGTTTTCCAACGGCTTCACCCCATCTGCGTCAAGCTGA
- a CDS encoding CBS domain-containing protein: MNPTATMYRFLSCITAEYMTSKVRTVERKITLRELETLFEKHDFNAFPVVEASRILGIVTKFDFIRAFAFTTHQMVPHFDDLMNLTVADVMTEALVPVDPETPLPRVLQLMVSLKSRSFPVLDSAKRLVGMISREDIMRALLETTKDR, from the coding sequence GTGAACCCAACCGCCACGATGTACCGCTTCTTGTCCTGCATAACGGCCGAGTACATGACCTCGAAGGTGCGGACAGTGGAGCGCAAGATCACGCTGCGCGAACTCGAAACGCTTTTTGAGAAGCATGACTTCAACGCCTTTCCGGTCGTCGAAGCCAGCCGGATTCTTGGTATTGTCACGAAATTCGATTTCATCCGCGCCTTTGCATTCACCACGCATCAGATGGTGCCACACTTCGACGACTTGATGAATCTCACGGTGGCGGATGTGATGACCGAAGCCCTGGTTCCGGTCGACCCCGAAACTCCGCTGCCGCGGGTTCTGCAACTGATGGTGAGCCTGAAGTCCCGCAGCTTCCCGGTTCTGGATTCTGCAAAACGGCTGGTCGGAATGATTTCCCGGGAAGACATCATGAGGGCTCTGCTGGAGACCACGAAAGACCGATAG
- the mgtA gene encoding magnesium-translocating P-type ATPase, with protein MHTFSRTEQTKAEAHAPHGDVFWCQALCVLYERLKSSESGLSVSEAAGRLAEFGLNTVADVPHKRLFWKIGRKFAEPLVAILLVAAAISAATGDVASFGLIFIVITMSITLDVVQEQRAEMAADALKRSVAIRADVRRDGKFIPIPVDQVVPGDVVELRAGDLVPADGIVISSRNAHANEALMTGEPFPTEKRAGSCDAMAPADAFNALFAGTSLVSGEAMMLVVATGRATRFGGIAAALAADQTTSAFVRGIHRLGLLILRLTVFLVLFVLLVHLAFGRPVLETFLFAVALAVGLTPELLPMVMTVTLSRGAIRMSKRSVIVKRLAAIHDFGAMDVLCTDKTGTLTEARISLVEHTGTDGRASDRTLTLAMVNSSFSSGIRSPLDQAVVEHCKDGRIKSWKKLDEVPFDFERRSLTVLAESGSERMLIVKGAPERILALSSMIDRGDGSSKPLDERCRAELTRQQEQQASQGYRLLGVAWKPIPTDQHELHVEDEIDLVFAGYCVFVDPPKQSAADAIRRLANAGVRVKVVSGDHEAVVRHVVGELKIPANGLLAGAEIAELTDAALAARVEDTDLFARVSPDQKTRIIRALQLRGHTVGFLGDGVNDAPAIRAAEIGISVESATDVARSAADIILLDQDLGVLADGVEEGRRTFANILKYVRMGTSSNFGNMLSVALSSLVLPFLPLLPLQILLNNFLYDLSEIGIPFDRVEQREIAKPQAWDMGGILRFTLVMGALSSIFDAATFVTLIEVFHASPEEFRTAWFVESTATQILVIFIIRTSGPLLSGEPSRVLTASSLGALAVAIAVALTPIGGLFGFSAMPAPLLTAIVVIAAVYLLAAEAAKSFATRSPFIRTERMPP; from the coding sequence GTGCATACGTTCTCCAGGACTGAGCAGACGAAAGCTGAGGCACACGCTCCCCATGGGGACGTGTTTTGGTGCCAGGCCCTGTGCGTTCTTTATGAACGGCTCAAGAGCAGCGAATCTGGATTGAGCGTAAGCGAGGCGGCCGGCCGTCTTGCCGAATTCGGCCTTAACACCGTTGCGGACGTTCCTCACAAGCGGCTGTTCTGGAAGATCGGCCGCAAGTTTGCCGAACCGCTCGTGGCTATCCTGCTTGTGGCCGCGGCGATATCGGCAGCGACCGGCGATGTCGCAAGCTTCGGCCTCATCTTCATTGTCATCACCATGTCGATCACGCTCGATGTGGTCCAGGAGCAGCGCGCCGAGATGGCGGCCGACGCCCTGAAGCGATCGGTCGCCATTCGGGCCGACGTTCGCCGCGACGGCAAGTTCATCCCGATCCCGGTCGACCAAGTGGTGCCCGGCGACGTCGTTGAGCTCCGCGCCGGTGACCTGGTCCCGGCAGACGGCATCGTCATCAGCAGCCGCAACGCCCATGCCAACGAAGCTCTCATGACCGGCGAGCCGTTCCCGACCGAGAAGCGCGCCGGCTCCTGCGACGCCATGGCGCCCGCGGATGCTTTCAATGCGCTTTTCGCGGGCACGTCATTGGTCAGCGGCGAGGCTATGATGCTCGTCGTTGCGACCGGGCGAGCGACGAGGTTTGGCGGCATTGCCGCGGCGCTCGCAGCCGATCAGACCACCAGCGCCTTCGTACGCGGCATTCATCGACTCGGTCTGCTGATCCTGCGCCTGACCGTATTCCTGGTGCTGTTCGTTCTGCTCGTGCATCTGGCTTTCGGGCGTCCGGTGCTCGAAACGTTCTTGTTTGCCGTCGCCCTCGCCGTCGGACTGACCCCGGAGCTGCTTCCGATGGTCATGACGGTGACATTATCGCGCGGTGCCATTCGTATGTCGAAGCGGTCAGTGATCGTGAAGCGGCTGGCGGCCATTCACGACTTCGGTGCCATGGATGTGCTGTGCACTGACAAGACCGGCACGCTGACCGAGGCGCGCATTTCCCTTGTTGAACACACGGGCACCGACGGCCGCGCCAGCGATCGAACGCTTACGCTCGCGATGGTCAACAGCAGCTTTAGCAGCGGAATTCGCAGCCCGCTGGATCAGGCAGTCGTCGAACATTGTAAAGACGGCCGCATCAAATCCTGGAAAAAACTGGACGAGGTTCCGTTCGACTTCGAGCGCCGATCTCTGACAGTGCTCGCTGAAAGCGGCAGCGAACGGATGTTGATCGTCAAGGGCGCGCCGGAGCGCATCCTTGCCTTGTCATCGATGATCGACCGTGGCGATGGCAGCAGCAAACCGCTCGATGAGCGGTGTCGGGCGGAGTTGACCCGGCAGCAGGAGCAGCAGGCCAGCCAGGGCTATCGCCTGCTCGGCGTGGCCTGGAAGCCGATCCCAACGGACCAACACGAGTTGCATGTCGAGGACGAGATCGACCTGGTGTTTGCCGGATACTGCGTTTTCGTCGATCCACCGAAGCAGAGCGCCGCGGATGCGATCAGACGGCTCGCCAACGCCGGCGTTCGGGTCAAGGTGGTGTCGGGCGACCACGAGGCGGTCGTTCGCCACGTCGTTGGCGAGCTTAAGATTCCGGCGAACGGGCTTTTGGCCGGAGCAGAAATCGCAGAATTGACTGACGCTGCGCTCGCGGCGCGGGTCGAGGACACGGATCTTTTTGCTCGCGTTTCACCCGATCAGAAAACCCGGATCATCCGCGCTCTGCAATTGCGTGGACACACCGTGGGCTTCCTGGGCGACGGCGTGAACGATGCGCCGGCCATCCGGGCCGCGGAGATTGGGATTTCGGTGGAAAGCGCGACCGATGTGGCGCGAAGCGCGGCAGACATCATCCTGCTCGATCAGGACCTTGGGGTCCTGGCGGACGGCGTCGAGGAAGGCCGGCGGACCTTTGCCAACATTCTCAAGTACGTTCGCATGGGCACCAGCTCCAACTTCGGTAACATGCTATCGGTGGCGTTGTCTTCGCTGGTGTTACCGTTCCTGCCGCTTCTGCCGCTGCAGATCCTGCTGAACAACTTCCTCTACGATCTGTCCGAAATCGGCATTCCCTTCGATCGCGTCGAGCAGCGCGAAATCGCCAAGCCTCAGGCTTGGGATATGGGCGGCATCTTGCGTTTTACGCTCGTCATGGGTGCGCTCTCGTCGATTTTCGATGCTGCCACCTTCGTGACCCTCATCGAGGTTTTTCACGCCTCGCCCGAGGAGTTCCGGACTGCATGGTTCGTCGAATCAACGGCCACGCAGATACTGGTGATTTTCATCATCAGGACCAGCGGCCCCTTGCTTTCCGGTGAGCCAAGCCGGGTGCTGACCGCGAGTTCGCTGGGGGCGCTCGCGGTCGCCATCGCGGTCGCGCTCACGCCTATTGGCGGGCTTTTCGGCTTTTCGGCCATGCCCGCGCCGTTGCTGACAGCCATTGTCGTCATTGCCGCGGTGTATCTGCTGGCCGCTGAAGCCGCGAAGAGCTTCGCGACGCGCTCCCCCTTCATCCGAACGGAAAGGATGCCGCCGTGA